TGCAGGGCAAAGACCGCCCAGCAGCAGCCGATCAGGAACTGGCCTGCCAGCAACAGGTTGCGCCAGCGGCGCACAGCTTCTGCGGTAATTTCCTGCCTCCTGGCGCGGCGGGCCAGAAGAATATTGGCGGCATGGCATGTCAACGTCAGCAGCGCCCAGAAGAACAGGCTCGCATCCTCGGTGAAATAGGTGCCGAGTGCTGCAACGATAATGACGAAAAGCGGCGCGATCGCCGCGCCCTGCAGCACGGCAGTGATATACATCTGCAGTACGTCACGATCGAAGGCGGAGCTTGAGGCATGGCCGGATTGCAGGCGTTCGCGCGTCTGACGCACGGCCTTTGAAACCGCCTTATTGCGGTGGCCGCGCGATTTGTCGACAATGATCTTGTCGGTAGATGTGCTGACGCCGGTACTCATGTGCACGTTGAAAATTGTTCCGCAGATGAATAAGAGCTTAACCGGAAAGTCTTAAGAAGATGTTTGCCATCTTTGCCAAGGGTTTGTTTTGCAAGGAGGCAAAAGCGTGGCACGGCTTCTTGTGTTGACCCGAGACGGTGCAACTGCGCTGGCTTTTCTTGCTCTCGTTGCATTAATTGCGGCCAAGCTCAATGACAGGCCCGATATCCAGCACCACGGCGCTTTTCACGCCGCCGATGGCGACAGCCTCGTTCTTGACGGCGAGCGCATGCGGCTTGATGGCATCGATGCACCGGAACTGTCGCAGACTTGCGAGCGGCAGGGGCAGGACTGGGCGTGCGGCAGACAGGCCCAACACACGCTGCAGCAGCTGGTTTCTGACAACAGTACGCAATGCGGCGGAAACGAGCGCGATCGCTATGACCGGCTGCTGGTCACTTGCCGAAATAATGCCGGCAGTATCAATGCGCGGATGGTGGCCTCCGGGATGGCCGTTTCCTATGGCCGCTACCAGCAGGAGGAAGGGCAGGCGAGGGCCCGGAAGCTCGGGCTCTGGGCAGGCCATTTCGAAATGCCGCGCGATGTCAGGGATCAGGCCCGGCATGAAAGCTCCGGCCTGCAGCGGCTGATCGGCGGATGGACGGGATGGGAATGAGCAGTACATCGAGCGAGGACCGGCTGGACAGGTTGCGCGCCGAGATTGCCGCCTGCCGGATCTGTCGCGATGCGCCACTGCGTGGCATCGAGGATCGCCTGCCGCACGAGCCACGGCCGGTCGCCGTGCTCTCCTCGCGTGCCCGTGTGCTGATCGCGGGCCAGGCGCCGGGGCTGCGCGTGCATGAAAGCGGGCTGCCGTTCGACGATGCCTCCGGCGACCGGCTGCGGCAGTGGCTGCAGGTGGATCGGCCCGCTTTCTACGACAGGGATCGATTCGCGATCGTGCCGATGGGCTTCTGTTTTCCAGGTTATGATGCCAAGGGCAGCGACCTGCCGCCGCGGCGTGAATGCGCGCCGGTCTGGCGGGATCGCGTTCTCTCGGCCATGCCGCAGATCGAGCTGGTGCTTGCCGTCGGCGGTTATGCGCAGGCCTGGCATATGGGGGTTATGAGGCGCGAGAACATGACCGAGACGGTGCGGGCATGGACTGACAGCCTCGCAGCGCCGGGCAAGCCTTTGATTCTTCCACTGCCGCATCCGAGCTGGCGCAATACTGGCTGGATCAAGCGGCATCCGTGGTTCGAAGAAGAGCTGCTTCCTGAACTGCGCCGGCGAATCAAAATGCTTGTCTTCTGAAACAAAATTCTTTTCGTCGGCCGGAATCGCGCTATACAAAGAAAATAATTCGAAAGGGACTTATTTTCGCATGGATCGCCTCGACCGAAAGATACTGCGCCTGCTCCAGGAAGATTCGACGCTCGCCGTAGCCGACCTTGCCAAGAAGGTCGGGCTGTCGACGACGCCCTGCTGGCGGCGCATCCAGAAGATGGAAGAAGACGGCGTCATCAAGCGCCGCGTGGCGATCCTCGATCCGGAAAAGGTCAACACCAAGGTCACGGTTTTCGTGTCGATCCGTACCGCCACCCATTCCATCGAGTGGCTGCGCCGATTCTCGGAAGTCGTGGCGGAATTTCCCGAAGTGGTCGAGTTCTACCGCATGAGCGGCGATGTGGACTATCTGCTGCGCGTCGTCGTGCCCGATATCGCGGCCTATGACGCCTTCTACAAGCGGATGATCGCCAAGATCGAGATTCGCGACGTCTCGTCTGCATTCGCGATGGAGCAGATCAAGTATTCGACGCAGCTGCCGCTCGACTACATGCTGCTGGAAAACGCCAAGTCCAGCGAGGACTGAGCGGGGCAGGCGCCTTCGACACGGCATTCGACGGTTGCAAACGGGCGCGAGCGAATCGCGCCCGTTTGCGTGAGAAGGGGCGGCCGTCCCGCGCGGTCGATCCGAGCAGGCCGGTTCGGAAGTTCATCCGTGATTTCTGGGAGTGCCCCGCCCAGCGCCGGCCCCTTGACGCCGGCGCGAAACCTTTCCAAATTGTAATCTTCCTGTCATGGAACTATGCGAAGCCACGCAAGTCACGATCTGGCCCTGACGTTGGGAGGCACGGGGGCCGATTCGCGCGGGTGGTCCGGGGATCTGGGACACTTTTATAATGTCCGTGCAGCGCAATATTGCGCGTTGCATGATTTTTTGAGTCTTTGGCAAAACGTTTAAGCGGCGCCCTGAGCGTGAGTCTTCGAGTGTTTATGCAGCATAAAGTAGGCTCCAAATCGACTTATGGCCGCTTTCTGCACCATTAGGTTCGATTTCAGGACACCATGTCCTAATCTCCTATCTTTATATGGTCCTTAGCCGGCGCTAATGTCCGGCTGCTTCGCGAAGCCGTTTGAGGTTTTACTCCGGTTTCGTGGCGCTTTGGGAGGATCGGTTCAGCCGCCTGCGATAGCCACTGGCTACCGCGGCGGCATTTGTGCGTCTGTCATCCAACCCTTTGAAATTGTTGTATAAAAACCACGCTCCATGTGGAAAGCATGTGCGTGCCGTGCGATGGCGCCGTTCACGAATTGATACAGTTTGATGTCTGTGGGATGAACGTTCGGCGGTTCGATCGATCCGCACGCCGTGAGGCTGTTCAAACGGGTCGGCTTTGGATCTTCGGAAACAGAGTAAAGCCCCGATCGACAAAGGAGTGGATTTCTACAATGAACATCAAGATGGTATTGCTTGCGTCGGCAGCAGCATTTGCTGCATCGACCCCGGTACTCGCAGCAGACGCAATCGTTGCTGCCGAGCCGGAGCCGGTTGAGTACGTTCGCGTCTGCGACGCTTACGGCACCGGCTACTTCTACATCCCGGGCACGGAAACCTGCCTGAAGATCGAAGGCTACATCCGTTTCCAGGTTAACGTCGGCCCGACCTCCGACACCAACGACTCCAGCTGGGATGCTGTAACCCGCGGTCAGGTTCAGTTCACGGCTAAGAGCGACACCGAATACGGTCCGCTCACCGGCGTTATCGTCCTCCAGGCCAACGCTGACAACGCAACGAACCAGGATACGATCCTCGACTCCGCTTACCTCGACGTCGCGGGCTTCCGCGCTGGTCTCTTCTACTCCTGGTGGGACGATGGTCTCTCCGGCGAAACGGACGATATCGGTTCTGTCGTAACGCTGCATAACTCCATCCGTTATCAGTACGAAACCGGTTCCTTCTACGCTGGCATCAGCGTCGACGAACTGGAAGATGGCGTCTACCAGGGTGACTTCGATCCGGCCCTCGACGCCCTCGTTGCGAACGACGGCCCGAACAATGTCGGCGTTGCCTTCGGCATCGGCGGCACGGCTGGCGCCTTCAGCTACCAGATCACCGGCGGCTGGGACTTCGACAACGAAGACGGCGCAATCCGCGCAATGGGTACGGCTGAACTCGGCCCGGGCACGCTCGGCCTCGCTGTTGTCTACTCCAGCGGCCCGAACTCCTACTACTCGACGGCTGAATGGGCAGTTGCTGCCGAATACGCCATCAAGGCTACTGACAAGCTGAAGATCACCCCCGGCGTTCAGTACTACGGCAACTACATCGGCGGTGCCGACCCGTTCGCCACTGTTCCGGATAGCTTCGACGGTGCCGGTGATGCCTGGAAGGCCGGTCTGACGGTTGACTACCAGATCGTTGACAACTTCTACGCCAAGGCTTCCGTCCAGTACCTGGATCCGGAAGATGGCGACGACGTCACGACCGGTTACTTCCGTCTGCAGCGCTCGTTCTAATCTGAGCGACGGAACCCCCGGCCTTGCGCCGGGGGTCTCCTAACCCCACGAGTTTCTGATCAGAATGACCTCCGATCAGTAACGAGGGACTGGTCCGGTTTTCCCTGCTGGGCCAGTCCTTTGCAGTTGAAAGCGGTCATGAAGCCAGGAGCGCCGCCACGCTTACCGGTTTCGCTTTGTCGCCAGGCTTTCCTCCGGTTTTCCCCAACGCCGAGCACCTCTAGAAATTATCGCCCTATTCGTTGGCTCCGGTAAATTGCGCCATATTTTATTGCGCGATACGCATCTTTCGTTGTGTGATTTCATCAGGCGAGCTGATCATCAGGATGGGCGTTTATCCCCTGAGGATTCGATGCCGACAATGTGACTGTAACGTAACAGGTGAGACGCTATAAGCATTTCAGTGGCTGGCATTCATTACTACTCTCGGGTAGGTTTCGATAATGGACGATCTTAATGACTACTTCTATTTTGCCGCCGTTGTCTCCAGCGGCGGCTTTGCTTCCGCAAGCCGAACCCTAAAAATACCCCGATCCAAGCTGAGCAGGCGTGTCAGTCGCCTGGAGGATGGCCTCGGCGCGAGGCTGATCGAGCGTTCCACACGTCACTTCCGGGTGACGGAGATCGGGCAGGCCTTCTATGAGCAGTGCCAGACGATTCTGAGAGAAGCCGATCGTGCGAAGTCGATCGTCACGGAGGCCCAGTCCGACCCGCAGGGGATCGTGCGCATGGGCTGCCCGCTCGGCCTGATCGATATTTCGCTCGGAGCCGTACTGCCGGAATTCCTGGAGCGCTACCCTAAGATCAAGCTGCAGATCATCGGTTCCGACCGGCGTACGGACCTCATTAACGAGCGCATCGATGTCGAAGTTCGCGCGGCGAGCGAGCCGGAAACACAGACGAGCCTGACGATGCGCAAGCTCGACCGGGCACGGCGCATCCTTGTCGCCAGCCCCTCGCTCGTCGAGCGCATGGGCGAACTCGGCGGCGTCGACGATCTCGGCAATGCGCCGACGCTTGCCATGACCACCTGGATGTCCTTCCATACCTGGGAACTAGTCGGGCCTGATGGCGAGAAGAAGGTCGTACGCCATCAGCCGCGGCTCACCTGCCGCAGCATGACGGCTATTCTCGATGCTGCTCGGGCAGGTGTGGGCTACGGCCTCATCCTGGAAAATGCCTGCGCGTCGGATCTCCAGTCCGGCCGGCTGGTTCGCGTTCTGCCGGAGTGGCAGACGGTGGAGAGCCAGTTCTATCTGGTCTTCACGACAACCAAGGGCATGCCGCCGGCGGTGCGGGCGCTGATCGATTTCCTCGTCGAGAAATCCAAGCAGCATCAGATCGTTACGACAGGGGCTGCGATCGCGGCACAATAAGGCTCTGTTCCATGCGAACCGCGAAACCGCGGTACAGTTTTGCTGGAATGTTCGCTTTATTTTTGCGCAATTCAGGGCGCAAAACCACGACACATTTTGCTGGAATTGCTCCGGGCGCTTTAGCCGAGGCGAGCCAGCAGCTTTTCACTCGTCAGTTCCCTGACCGCATCCTTGCCGATCCAGCGAGGCGTCTTGTCCGTGCTTGCGGCGAGGCGTTCGGCGAGGGGGAGCGCCTGACCATGGCAGGTGCGGTTGCGCTTGCCGATGTTGCGGAGCGCCCAGTTGACGGCCTTGCGGACAAAGTTTCTGTTATCGCTGCAATGCGCTTCGATCAGCGGCAGGTAGGCAAGCAGGCTTTCATCCGGGTCCGTCTTCCGGTGTACCGCCGCACCGGCGATCATGGCGAAGGCGGTTCGCCTGACGAATTCACGCTCGTCGGCGGCAAAGTCCGGGATCAGCGCGTCGAGACCAGCATCGACGAAGAGGTCGGCGGCGCAATCGACGATTTCCCAGGAGTTGAAGTCGGCGGCAAGCGTGCGGGCCTCGGCTTCCGTCAGATTTTTGGGATCGAACGTGTAGAGCGCCAGCAACCGCGCTTCGCGGATGCCGCTTGCCCAGAGCGCCATCGCTCTGATGTGATCCTTCTTTGCGAGCCGGGCGATTCTCTGCAGATCAGGATTGGAAATGCCGATGGCGGTCTCGGTAACGATGCCGAAACGCGCCATGCCGGCAATATTGTCTTCGGAGCGCAGCGTCTGAAGATGCGCGATCAGTTCCGCTGCACTCGAAGATGGGGAGATCACTGACAGGGCTTGGTCATTTTTCGAGGCGCGCGAGCAGAGAAGACGTATCCCACCTGTTACCGCCGAGCGCCTGGACATCGCCGTAGAACTGGTCGACGAGTGCCGTCAGCGGCAGCTTGGCCCCGTTCTGGCGGGCTTCGGTCAGCACGATGCCGAGATCCTTGCGCATCCAGTCGACGGCAAAGCCGAAATCATATTTGCCCTGGTTCATGGTCTTGTGGCGGTTTTCCATCTGCCAGGAGCCGGCCGCACCCTTGGAAATGACATCGACCACCTTTTCGATGTCGAGCCCGGCGCGCTTGCCGAAATGCACGGCCTCTGCCAAACCCTGGACGATACCGGCGATGCAGATCTGGTTCATCATCTTGGTCAGTTGGCCGGAGCCGGCCGGACCCATCAGGCCGACCATGCGGGCATAGGCGTCGATAACAGGTTTTGCCTTCTCGAAGACGGCTTCGTCGCCGCCGCACATGACGGTCAGCACGCCGTTTTCAGCACCCGCCTGGCCACCGGAGACAGGGGCATCGATGAAGTCCACACCCTTTGCCTTCGCGGCTTCATAGAGTTCGCGGGCGACCTCGGCGCTGGCCGTGGTGTTGTCGATCAGCACCGCGCCAGGCTTCATGGTCTTGAGCACGCCGTTTTCACCTGAGGTCACCTGGCGAAGATCGTCGTCATTACCGACGCAGACGAAGACGAAATCGCAACCATCGGCGGCTTCGGCCGGCGTCGGCGCCGACTTGCCGGAGAACTTTTCTGCCCAGGCGGCCGCCTTCTCAACCGTGCGGTTATAGACGGTGACATCGTGGCCGCCCTTTGTCTTCAGATGTCCCGCCATCGGGAAACCCATGACGCCGAGACCGATGAAAGCGACTTTCGCCATATGCTGTCCTCCATAACCGCTTGCAAACAGGCTCCGAGGATTAGCGGAAACGGCTGATGACGGAAAGCCACTGACAAAGGAGAAGCGATCGCTCTTGGAACAAAATTTCTCCGAGCCCGACAAAACGGGGTCGGGAAAGTTTCAGATATCGCGAATATGATAAATTTAGTTGTCGATCTAATTTATAGACTAAATCATCATCATTCCATCGAAACGGACCGGCTGGCGCAGCAGGAGCGCCAGCCTGCCAGAAAAGGGGATAGAGATGATCACACGTCGACAGACGCTCGGGCTTTTCGGTGCCGCAGCCGCCACCGCCATTCTGCCATCGGTCCGGCCGGCACGAGCCGCAGCAACGGAGTTCCGCATCGGCTGGCAGAAGAACGGCGTGCTGGCGCTCGCCAAGCGTCGCGGCGCCCTGGAAAAGCGCCTTGCCGACCAGGGGATCACAGTGAGCTGGTCGGAATTCACCTCAGGTCCGCCGTTGCTCGAGGCCCTTGGCGCCGGCGCGCTTGATTTCGGTGCAACCGGTGACGTCCCGCCACTCTTTGCACAGGCAGCGGGCGGCGCGCTCTATTATGTCGGCATCTACCGTGGCAGCCCGGCAGGCTCGGCCATCCTCGTGCGCAAGGATTCGCCGATCAAGACGCTGGAGGATCTGAA
Above is a genomic segment from Rhizobium viscosum containing:
- a CDS encoding thermonuclease family protein; translated protein: MARLLVLTRDGATALAFLALVALIAAKLNDRPDIQHHGAFHAADGDSLVLDGERMRLDGIDAPELSQTCERQGQDWACGRQAQHTLQQLVSDNSTQCGGNERDRYDRLLVTCRNNAGSINARMVASGMAVSYGRYQQEEGQARARKLGLWAGHFEMPRDVRDQARHESSGLQRLIGGWTGWE
- a CDS encoding uracil-DNA glycosylase family protein, with the protein product MSSTSSEDRLDRLRAEIAACRICRDAPLRGIEDRLPHEPRPVAVLSSRARVLIAGQAPGLRVHESGLPFDDASGDRLRQWLQVDRPAFYDRDRFAIVPMGFCFPGYDAKGSDLPPRRECAPVWRDRVLSAMPQIELVLAVGGYAQAWHMGVMRRENMTETVRAWTDSLAAPGKPLILPLPHPSWRNTGWIKRHPWFEEELLPELRRRIKMLVF
- a CDS encoding Lrp/AsnC family transcriptional regulator, with amino-acid sequence MDRLDRKILRLLQEDSTLAVADLAKKVGLSTTPCWRRIQKMEEDGVIKRRVAILDPEKVNTKVTVFVSIRTATHSIEWLRRFSEVVAEFPEVVEFYRMSGDVDYLLRVVVPDIAAYDAFYKRMIAKIEIRDVSSAFAMEQIKYSTQLPLDYMLLENAKSSED
- a CDS encoding porin — encoded protein: MNIKMVLLASAAAFAASTPVLAADAIVAAEPEPVEYVRVCDAYGTGYFYIPGTETCLKIEGYIRFQVNVGPTSDTNDSSWDAVTRGQVQFTAKSDTEYGPLTGVIVLQANADNATNQDTILDSAYLDVAGFRAGLFYSWWDDGLSGETDDIGSVVTLHNSIRYQYETGSFYAGISVDELEDGVYQGDFDPALDALVANDGPNNVGVAFGIGGTAGAFSYQITGGWDFDNEDGAIRAMGTAELGPGTLGLAVVYSSGPNSYYSTAEWAVAAEYAIKATDKLKITPGVQYYGNYIGGADPFATVPDSFDGAGDAWKAGLTVDYQIVDNFYAKASVQYLDPEDGDDVTTGYFRLQRSF
- a CDS encoding LysR substrate-binding domain-containing protein, whose protein sequence is MDDLNDYFYFAAVVSSGGFASASRTLKIPRSKLSRRVSRLEDGLGARLIERSTRHFRVTEIGQAFYEQCQTILREADRAKSIVTEAQSDPQGIVRMGCPLGLIDISLGAVLPEFLERYPKIKLQIIGSDRRTDLINERIDVEVRAASEPETQTSLTMRKLDRARRILVASPSLVERMGELGGVDDLGNAPTLAMTTWMSFHTWELVGPDGEKKVVRHQPRLTCRSMTAILDAARAGVGYGLILENACASDLQSGRLVRVLPEWQTVESQFYLVFTTTKGMPPAVRALIDFLVEKSKQHQIVTTGAAIAAQ
- a CDS encoding DNA alkylation repair protein — encoded protein: MISPSSSAAELIAHLQTLRSEDNIAGMARFGIVTETAIGISNPDLQRIARLAKKDHIRAMALWASGIREARLLALYTFDPKNLTEAEARTLAADFNSWEIVDCAADLFVDAGLDALIPDFAADEREFVRRTAFAMIAGAAVHRKTDPDESLLAYLPLIEAHCSDNRNFVRKAVNWALRNIGKRNRTCHGQALPLAERLAASTDKTPRWIGKDAVRELTSEKLLARLG
- a CDS encoding NAD(P)-dependent oxidoreductase — protein: MAKVAFIGLGVMGFPMAGHLKTKGGHDVTVYNRTVEKAAAWAEKFSGKSAPTPAEAADGCDFVFVCVGNDDDLRQVTSGENGVLKTMKPGAVLIDNTTASAEVARELYEAAKAKGVDFIDAPVSGGQAGAENGVLTVMCGGDEAVFEKAKPVIDAYARMVGLMGPAGSGQLTKMMNQICIAGIVQGLAEAVHFGKRAGLDIEKVVDVISKGAAGSWQMENRHKTMNQGKYDFGFAVDWMRKDLGIVLTEARQNGAKLPLTALVDQFYGDVQALGGNRWDTSSLLARLEK